One Salmo trutta chromosome 24, fSalTru1.1, whole genome shotgun sequence genomic region harbors:
- the LOC115161515 gene encoding gamma-crystallin M3-like, with translation MTTTGMNMGRAIFYEDRNFQGRSYECSSDCPDMSSYLSRCQSCRVQSGCFMVYERPNYMGNQYFMRRGEYSDYQSMMGMSDGIRSCRMIPMHRGNFRMRIYERENFGGQMHEMMDDCDSIQERYRMSDCQSCNVMDGHWLMYEQPHFRGRMMYMRPGEYRNFRDMGMGMGGMSGGMRFMSMRRITDMC, from the exons ATGACCACCACCGGCATGAACATGGGAAGA GCCATCTTCTATGAGGACAGGAACTTCCAGGGCCGCTCTTATGAGTGCAGCTCCGACTGTCCTGACATGTCCTCCTACCTGAGCAGGTGCCAATCCTGCAGGGTTCAGAGCGGCTGCTTCATGGTGTACGAGCGCCCCAACTACATGGGAAACCAGTACTTCATGAGGAGGGGAGAGTACTCAGACTACCAGAGTATGATGGGAATGAGCGATGGTATCAGGTCCTGCCGCATGATCCCCATG CACCGTGGAAACTTCAGGATGAGGATCTATGAGAGGGAGAACTTCGGAGGTCAGATGCACGAGATGATGGACGACTGTGACTCCATCCAGGAACGTTACCGCATGTCTGACTGCCAGTCCTGCAACGTGATGGACGGCCACTGGCTGATGTATGAGCAGCCCCACTTCAGAGGCAGGATGATGTACATGAGGCCTGGAGAGTACAGGAACTTCAGGGATATGGGCATGGGAATGGGAGGCATGAGCGGTGGCATGAGGTTCATGAGCATGAGGCGTATCACTGATATGTGCTAG